One genomic segment of Paraburkholderia aromaticivorans includes these proteins:
- the fae gene encoding formaldehyde-activating enzyme, with protein sequence MAKINRVLIGESLVGDGNEVAHIDLLIGPRGSAAETAFCNALTNNKDGFTSLLAVIAPNLLTKPNTILFNKVTIKGAKQAVQMFGPAQHAVALAVADSVEDGTIPKDEADDLFLCVGVFIHWQADDDKKIQEFNYKATREAIKRAVAGEPSAAEVVAKKGTVAHPFAPN encoded by the coding sequence ATGGCCAAGATCAATCGCGTCCTGATAGGAGAGTCGCTCGTCGGCGACGGCAACGAGGTCGCACACATCGACTTGCTGATCGGACCGCGGGGTTCGGCTGCGGAAACCGCATTCTGCAATGCGCTCACCAATAATAAGGATGGCTTCACATCGCTGCTTGCCGTCATCGCACCGAACCTCCTCACCAAGCCGAACACGATCCTGTTCAACAAGGTGACCATCAAGGGCGCCAAACAGGCCGTGCAGATGTTCGGCCCCGCGCAGCACGCGGTTGCGCTCGCCGTCGCGGACAGCGTCGAGGACGGCACGATCCCGAAAGACGAGGCGGACGATCTGTTCCTGTGCGTCGGCGTCTTCATTCACTGGCAGGCGGACGACGACAAGAAGATTCAGGAGTTCAACTACAAGGCGACGCGCGAGGCGATCAAGCGCGCCGTCGCGGGTGAACCGAGCGCCGCGGAGGTCGTGGCGAAAAAGGGCACCGTCGCCCATCCGTTCGCACCGAACTGA
- a CDS encoding dihydroneopterin aldolase, whose protein sequence is MDRIDAVRLASFSAAGAPDATAPSASPSTGTLSGRMDIVFIENFIGQTIIGIDSSEQHVLQPVRMDLAIGVPAIRACTTDRIEDTINYAAVRGALHALLASHGVRLLEALAEAVARLLINDFGAHWVRVTLAKPAKFDDVTAVGVQIERQRCDMRQAATGLVGYASLGAGLIPN, encoded by the coding sequence ATGGACCGTATCGATGCCGTTCGCCTTGCCAGTTTTTCCGCTGCCGGCGCGCCGGACGCCACTGCCCCGTCCGCCTCGCCCTCCACCGGCACGTTGTCCGGGCGCATGGACATCGTCTTCATTGAGAACTTTATCGGTCAGACGATTATTGGTATCGACAGCAGCGAGCAGCATGTCCTGCAACCGGTCAGGATGGATCTCGCCATCGGGGTTCCCGCGATTCGTGCGTGCACCACGGATCGCATCGAGGACACGATCAATTACGCGGCGGTGCGTGGTGCGTTGCATGCGCTGCTCGCCTCGCACGGCGTGCGGCTGCTCGAAGCGCTTGCCGAAGCGGTGGCGCGCCTGCTGATCAACGACTTCGGTGCTCACTGGGTGCGGGTTACGCTCGCCAAACCCGCCAAGTTCGACGACGTGACGGCCGTCGGCGTGCAGATCGAGCGGCAGCGTTGCGATATGCGGCAAGCGGCCACGGGTCTCGTGGGTTATGCGTCGCTTGGGGCGGGGCTGATTCCGAATTGA
- a CDS encoding triphosphoribosyl-dephospho-CoA synthase, whose product MAEPPCCVAPEHVHAAFLAACRLDVETPKPGNVSVQSAGHGMRAAQFITSAEAAADALLARGAPVGQRVLDALTRTRDAVGCNTNLGILLLVAPLAAALEDVASPLSADAWRAATGRVLARLDIDDARLAYRAIALANPGGLGDAPEQPVHSPPTVNLRDAMRLAAGRDSIARQYAEGFRDIFETGLTAFREMPADQPHIATLNVFLTFLGTRPDSLIVRKQGMAVAQSVTLAAREQHAQWRHALAQKGPATAARPLDAWDAELKASAINPGTSADLTVATLFVAGCLAAARCGAPIPPQRREPRTGTDPVS is encoded by the coding sequence ATGGCTGAGCCGCCCTGTTGCGTCGCACCCGAGCACGTTCACGCCGCGTTCCTCGCGGCCTGCCGGCTCGACGTGGAAACGCCCAAGCCCGGCAACGTCAGCGTGCAAAGCGCCGGCCACGGTATGCGCGCGGCCCAGTTCATCACCAGCGCGGAGGCGGCCGCCGACGCGCTGCTCGCACGCGGCGCGCCGGTCGGCCAGCGGGTGCTCGACGCGCTCACCCGCACGCGCGACGCGGTCGGCTGCAATACGAACCTCGGCATCCTGCTGCTGGTCGCGCCGCTCGCCGCCGCGCTGGAGGACGTTGCGTCCCCGCTCTCGGCCGACGCGTGGCGCGCCGCGACCGGGCGCGTGCTCGCGCGCCTCGACATCGACGACGCGCGCCTCGCGTACCGCGCGATTGCGCTCGCCAATCCCGGCGGTCTCGGCGACGCTCCCGAGCAGCCGGTTCACAGCCCGCCCACCGTCAACCTGCGCGACGCGATGAGGCTCGCCGCCGGGCGCGACAGCATCGCCCGCCAATACGCGGAGGGCTTTCGCGACATCTTCGAGACCGGGCTCACCGCGTTTCGCGAAATGCCTGCCGATCAGCCGCACATTGCCACGCTCAATGTCTTTCTCACGTTCCTCGGCACGCGGCCGGACTCTCTCATTGTGCGTAAGCAGGGCATGGCGGTGGCGCAGAGTGTCACGCTTGCGGCACGCGAGCAGCACGCGCAATGGCGCCACGCGCTAGCGCAAAAGGGCCCCGCTACGGCCGCTCGACCGCTCGATGCGTGGGACGCCGAACTGAAGGCCAGTGCGATCAATCCCGGTACCAGCGCGGACCTGACCGTGGCGACGCTGTTCGTCGCCGGCTGCCTCGCAGCGGCCCGCTGCGGCGCCCCGATACCACCGCAGCGGCGCGAACCTCGCACTGGCACGGATCCTGTTAGTTAG
- a CDS encoding ATP-grasp domain-containing protein has translation MSMPVPDADAAAPRASLRIAIMTDETGWHTGRLKKAFSARGAQARCIDLADCRIDTTWEPHGLVLPGFGHTLPDAVFVRGIAGGTFEQVTLRLGILHALRESGVPVYNDARAIERSVDKSMTSFLLHRNGVPTPATWAGESAAFAQRVLMREAAAGRQVVLKPLFGSQGHGLKRLGAGGAHPGALAPLPSLKPYRQVAYLQRYIDGGHPGFDWRVLVIGGRAVAAMRRVGGKGWIHNFAQGATCEAAELDLPLAQTAVRATEALGLDYAGVDLIPDPHDATRPLVLEVNGVAAWRGLQSVTSVDLAAALADDLLQRKLPAQRRAVSEAAQTAEAAVVGLHGRHG, from the coding sequence ATGAGCATGCCGGTGCCTGACGCGGACGCCGCCGCCCCGCGAGCGTCGCTGCGCATTGCGATCATGACCGACGAAACGGGCTGGCACACCGGCCGCCTGAAGAAGGCCTTCAGCGCGCGGGGCGCGCAAGCGCGCTGCATCGATCTCGCAGACTGCCGGATCGACACGACGTGGGAACCGCATGGGCTGGTCCTGCCGGGCTTCGGCCACACGCTGCCGGACGCGGTTTTCGTGCGCGGCATTGCCGGCGGCACCTTCGAGCAGGTCACGCTGCGCCTCGGTATCCTGCATGCGTTGCGCGAGTCCGGTGTGCCGGTCTACAACGACGCGCGCGCGATCGAGCGCAGCGTCGATAAATCGATGACGAGTTTTCTGCTGCATCGCAACGGCGTGCCGACGCCGGCGACATGGGCCGGCGAATCCGCGGCATTCGCGCAGCGCGTGCTGATGCGCGAGGCGGCGGCCGGACGCCAGGTCGTGCTCAAGCCCCTGTTCGGTTCGCAAGGGCATGGACTCAAGCGGCTCGGCGCGGGCGGCGCCCACCCAGGTGCGCTGGCGCCTCTGCCTTCGCTCAAACCGTACCGGCAGGTCGCGTATCTGCAGCGGTATATCGACGGCGGCCATCCGGGCTTCGACTGGCGCGTGCTGGTGATCGGCGGCCGTGCGGTGGCGGCGATGCGGCGCGTCGGCGGCAAGGGCTGGATTCATAATTTCGCGCAAGGCGCCACGTGCGAAGCGGCCGAACTCGATCTGCCGCTCGCGCAAACCGCGGTGCGGGCCACCGAGGCGCTCGGACTCGACTATGCGGGCGTCGACCTGATTCCCGACCCGCACGACGCGACCCGGCCGCTCGTGCTGGAAGTCAACGGCGTGGCGGCATGGCGCGGCCTGCAGTCGGTCACCTCGGTCGACCTCGCGGCGGCGCTCGCCGACGATCTGCTGCAGCGCAAGCTGCCCGCGCAGCGCCGCGCCGTCAGCGAGGCCGCGCAAACCGCCGAGGCCGCCGTCGTAGGGTTGCATGGTCGTCATGGCTGA